CAGAGGGTGCGAAGTACACGGACATACGGTCACCGACCTGCTTCTCGGACGTGGTGGCAGCGGCCGCAGTAGCGGGCTTGCGGCACGATCTTCAGGCGTGCCAGGGCGATGGGCTGGGCGCACAGGTGGCACCTGCCGTAACGGCCCTGGTCCATACGCTGCAGCGCCGCTTCCACGTCCGAAAGAACCATGCGGGCGGAGGCGGCAAGCTTGACGTGGACCTCCATTTGTGAAGCCGCTTGGCGCCCGCGCAT
This portion of the Streptomyces agglomeratus genome encodes:
- a CDS encoding TraR/DksA family transcriptional regulator, whose product is MRGRQAASQMEVHVKLAASARMVLSDVEAALQRMDQGRYGRCHLCAQPIALARLKIVPQARYCGRCHHVREAGR